One Prinia subflava isolate CZ2003 ecotype Zambia chromosome 8, Cam_Psub_1.2, whole genome shotgun sequence DNA window includes the following coding sequences:
- the UCKL1 gene encoding uridine-cytidine kinase-like 1 isoform X4, which translates to MSSPPAFSSVRISGCWALGPDGGNSSAESLDRLYPAVGSTKPPRKRTTSQCKSEPPLLRTSKRTIYTAGRPPWYNEHGTQSKEAFVIGLGGGSASGKTTVATMIIEALDVPWVVLLSMDSFYKVLTKQQQEQAASNDFNFDHPDAFDFDLIIATLKKLKQGKSVKIPIYDFTTHSRKKEWKTLYGANVIIFEGIMAFADKELLKLLDLKIFVDTDSDIRLVRRLRRDISERGRDIEGVIKQYNKFVKPAFDQYIQPTMRLADIVVPRGSGNTVAIDLIVQHVHSQLEERELSVRAALASAHQCHPLPQTLSVLKSTPQVRGMHTIIRNKETSRDEFIFYSKRLMRLLIEHALSLLPFQSCTVQTPQGHDYEGRTYSGKQITGVSILRAGETMEPALRAVCKDVRIGTILIQTNCNTGEPELHYLRLPKDISEDHVILMDCTVSTGAAAMMAVRVLLDHDVPEDKIFLLSLLMAEMGVHSVAYAFPRVKIITTAVDKKVNDLFRIIPGIGNFGDRYFGTDAPPDWSDDEDALST; encoded by the exons ATGAGCAGCCCCCCAGCCTTCTCCAGCGTCCGCATCTCCGGCTGCTGGGCCCTCGGGCCAGATGGCGG TAACAGCAGTGCTGAGTCCCTGGACCGGCTGTACCCCGCCGTGGGCTCCACCAAGCCCCCGCGCAAGCGCACCACCAGCCAGTGCAAGTCTGAGCCCCCGCTGCTGCGCACCAGCAAAAGGACCATCTACACAGCAGGCCGGCCTCCCTGGTACAACGAGCACGGCACACAGTCCAAGGAGGCCTTCGTCATAG GACTGGGAGGAGGCAGTGCCTCTGGGAAGACCACAGTAGCCACCATGATCATTGAAGCACTTGATGTCCCGTGGGTGGTTCTGCTGTCCATGGACTCCTTCTACAAG gTGCTgaccaagcagcagcaggagcaggcagccagCAATGACTTCAACTTTGACCACCCCGACGCCTTTGACTTTGACCTCATCATCGCCACCCTGAAGAAGCTGAAGCAAGGCAAGAGCGTCAAGATCCCCATCTACGACTTCACCACCCACAGCCGGAAGAAGGAATGG AAAACCCTGTATGGTGCCAATGTGATTATCTTCGAAGGCATCATGGCATTTGCAGACAAGGAGCTCCTGAAG CTCTTGGATCTGAAGATTTTCGTGGACACGGACTCAGACATCCGCCTGGTGCGCCGCCTGCGCAGGGACATCAGCGAGCGCGGCCGCGACATCGAGGGCGTCATCAAGCAGTACAACAAGTTCGTCAAGCCCGCCTTCGACCAGTACATCCAGCCCACCATGCGCCTGGCAGACATCGTTGTCCCCCGAG GGAGTGGAAACACTGTGGCCATTGACCTGATTGTTCAGCACGTCCACAGCCAGCTGGAAGAG CGTGAACTCAGTGTCAG ggctgccctggcctctgcccaccagtgccaccccctCCCGCAGACCCTCAGTGTGCTGAAGAGCACCCCTCAGGTGAGGGGCATGCACACCATCATCAG AAACAAGGAGACCAGCAGAGACGAGTTCATTTTCTACTCCAAAAGGTTGATGAGGTTGCTGATTGAGCACGcgctctccctcctcccattCCAG AGTTGCACAGTCCAGACCCCTCAGGGACACGACTACGAAGGGAGGACATACAGTGGGAAGCAA ATCACCGGGGTGTCCATCCTGCGAGCGGGAGAGACCATGGAGCCGGCGCTGCGCGCGGTGTGCAAGGACGTCCGCATCGGCACCATCCTCATCCAGACCAACTGCAACACCGGCGAGCCGGAG CTCCACTACCTGCGGCTGCCGAAGGACATCAGCGAAGACCACGTCATCCTGATGGACTGCACGGTCTCCACGGGTGCTGCAGCCATGATGGCAGTGAGGGTGCTGCTG GATCATGATGTCCCAGAGGACAAGAtcttcctgctgtccctgctcatggcagagaTGGGTGTCCACTCGGTCGCCTATGCGTTCCCCCGGGTGAAGATCATCACCACGGCTGTGGACAAGAAAGTGAATGACCTCTTCCGGATAATCCCCGGCATTG GGAATTTTGGTGATCGGTACTTCGGGACGGATGCTCCTCCTGACTGGAGCGATGATGAGGATGCTCTTAGCACTTAG
- the UCKL1 gene encoding uridine-cytidine kinase-like 1 isoform X2, producing MAAAPVPEGAPAEQHDSNSSAESLDRLYPAVGSTKPPRKRTTSQCKSEPPLLRTSKRTIYTAGRPPWYNEHGTQSKEAFVIGLGGGSASGKTTVATMIIEALDVPWVVLLSMDSFYKVLTKQQQEQAASNDFNFDHPDAFDFDLIIATLKKLKQGKSVKIPIYDFTTHSRKKEWKTLYGANVIIFEGIMAFADKELLKLLDLKIFVDTDSDIRLVRRLRRDISERGRDIEGVIKQYNKFVKPAFDQYIQPTMRLADIVVPRGSGNTVAIDLIVQHVHSQLEERELSVRAALASAHQCHPLPQTLSVLKSTPQVRGMHTIIRNKETSRDEFIFYSKRLMRLLIEHALSLLPFQSCTVQTPQGHDYEGRTYSGKQITGVSILRAGETMEPALRAVCKDVRIGTILIQTNCNTGEPELHYLRLPKDISEDHVILMDCTVSTGAAAMMAVRVLLDHDVPEDKIFLLSLLMAEMGVHSVAYAFPRVKIITTAVDKKVNDLFRIIPGIGNFGDRYFGTDAPPDWSDDEDALST from the exons ATGGCCGCGGCCCCCGTGCCCGAGGGGGCTCCGGCAGAGCAGCACGACAG TAACAGCAGTGCTGAGTCCCTGGACCGGCTGTACCCCGCCGTGGGCTCCACCAAGCCCCCGCGCAAGCGCACCACCAGCCAGTGCAAGTCTGAGCCCCCGCTGCTGCGCACCAGCAAAAGGACCATCTACACAGCAGGCCGGCCTCCCTGGTACAACGAGCACGGCACACAGTCCAAGGAGGCCTTCGTCATAG GACTGGGAGGAGGCAGTGCCTCTGGGAAGACCACAGTAGCCACCATGATCATTGAAGCACTTGATGTCCCGTGGGTGGTTCTGCTGTCCATGGACTCCTTCTACAAG gTGCTgaccaagcagcagcaggagcaggcagccagCAATGACTTCAACTTTGACCACCCCGACGCCTTTGACTTTGACCTCATCATCGCCACCCTGAAGAAGCTGAAGCAAGGCAAGAGCGTCAAGATCCCCATCTACGACTTCACCACCCACAGCCGGAAGAAGGAATGG AAAACCCTGTATGGTGCCAATGTGATTATCTTCGAAGGCATCATGGCATTTGCAGACAAGGAGCTCCTGAAG CTCTTGGATCTGAAGATTTTCGTGGACACGGACTCAGACATCCGCCTGGTGCGCCGCCTGCGCAGGGACATCAGCGAGCGCGGCCGCGACATCGAGGGCGTCATCAAGCAGTACAACAAGTTCGTCAAGCCCGCCTTCGACCAGTACATCCAGCCCACCATGCGCCTGGCAGACATCGTTGTCCCCCGAG GGAGTGGAAACACTGTGGCCATTGACCTGATTGTTCAGCACGTCCACAGCCAGCTGGAAGAG CGTGAACTCAGTGTCAG ggctgccctggcctctgcccaccagtgccaccccctCCCGCAGACCCTCAGTGTGCTGAAGAGCACCCCTCAGGTGAGGGGCATGCACACCATCATCAG AAACAAGGAGACCAGCAGAGACGAGTTCATTTTCTACTCCAAAAGGTTGATGAGGTTGCTGATTGAGCACGcgctctccctcctcccattCCAG AGTTGCACAGTCCAGACCCCTCAGGGACACGACTACGAAGGGAGGACATACAGTGGGAAGCAA ATCACCGGGGTGTCCATCCTGCGAGCGGGAGAGACCATGGAGCCGGCGCTGCGCGCGGTGTGCAAGGACGTCCGCATCGGCACCATCCTCATCCAGACCAACTGCAACACCGGCGAGCCGGAG CTCCACTACCTGCGGCTGCCGAAGGACATCAGCGAAGACCACGTCATCCTGATGGACTGCACGGTCTCCACGGGTGCTGCAGCCATGATGGCAGTGAGGGTGCTGCTG GATCATGATGTCCCAGAGGACAAGAtcttcctgctgtccctgctcatggcagagaTGGGTGTCCACTCGGTCGCCTATGCGTTCCCCCGGGTGAAGATCATCACCACGGCTGTGGACAAGAAAGTGAATGACCTCTTCCGGATAATCCCCGGCATTG GGAATTTTGGTGATCGGTACTTCGGGACGGATGCTCCTCCTGACTGGAGCGATGATGAGGATGCTCTTAGCACTTAG
- the UCKL1 gene encoding uridine-cytidine kinase-like 1 isoform X3: MSSPPAFSSVRISGCWALGPDGGNSSAESLDRLYPAVGSTKPPRKRTTSQCKSEPPLLRTSKRTIYTAGRPPWYNEHGTQSKEAFVIGLGGGSASGKTTVATMIIEALDVPWVVLLSMDSFYKVLTKQQQEQAASNDFNFDHPDAFDFDLIIATLKKLKQGKSVKIPIYDFTTHSRKKEWKTLYGANVIIFEGIMAFADKELLKLLDLKIFVDTDSDIRLVRRLRRDISERGRDIEGVIKQYNKFVKPAFDQYIQPTMRLADIVVPRGSGNTVAIDLIVQHVHSQLEERKLRWDMAALASAHQCHPLPQTLSVLKSTPQVRGMHTIIRNKETSRDEFIFYSKRLMRLLIEHALSLLPFQSCTVQTPQGHDYEGRTYSGKQITGVSILRAGETMEPALRAVCKDVRIGTILIQTNCNTGEPELHYLRLPKDISEDHVILMDCTVSTGAAAMMAVRVLLDHDVPEDKIFLLSLLMAEMGVHSVAYAFPRVKIITTAVDKKVNDLFRIIPGIGNFGDRYFGTDAPPDWSDDEDALST, translated from the exons ATGAGCAGCCCCCCAGCCTTCTCCAGCGTCCGCATCTCCGGCTGCTGGGCCCTCGGGCCAGATGGCGG TAACAGCAGTGCTGAGTCCCTGGACCGGCTGTACCCCGCCGTGGGCTCCACCAAGCCCCCGCGCAAGCGCACCACCAGCCAGTGCAAGTCTGAGCCCCCGCTGCTGCGCACCAGCAAAAGGACCATCTACACAGCAGGCCGGCCTCCCTGGTACAACGAGCACGGCACACAGTCCAAGGAGGCCTTCGTCATAG GACTGGGAGGAGGCAGTGCCTCTGGGAAGACCACAGTAGCCACCATGATCATTGAAGCACTTGATGTCCCGTGGGTGGTTCTGCTGTCCATGGACTCCTTCTACAAG gTGCTgaccaagcagcagcaggagcaggcagccagCAATGACTTCAACTTTGACCACCCCGACGCCTTTGACTTTGACCTCATCATCGCCACCCTGAAGAAGCTGAAGCAAGGCAAGAGCGTCAAGATCCCCATCTACGACTTCACCACCCACAGCCGGAAGAAGGAATGG AAAACCCTGTATGGTGCCAATGTGATTATCTTCGAAGGCATCATGGCATTTGCAGACAAGGAGCTCCTGAAG CTCTTGGATCTGAAGATTTTCGTGGACACGGACTCAGACATCCGCCTGGTGCGCCGCCTGCGCAGGGACATCAGCGAGCGCGGCCGCGACATCGAGGGCGTCATCAAGCAGTACAACAAGTTCGTCAAGCCCGCCTTCGACCAGTACATCCAGCCCACCATGCGCCTGGCAGACATCGTTGTCCCCCGAG GGAGTGGAAACACTGTGGCCATTGACCTGATTGTTCAGCACGTCCACAGCCAGCTGGAAGAG AGGAAGCTGCGCTGGGATAT ggctgccctggcctctgcccaccagtgccaccccctCCCGCAGACCCTCAGTGTGCTGAAGAGCACCCCTCAGGTGAGGGGCATGCACACCATCATCAG AAACAAGGAGACCAGCAGAGACGAGTTCATTTTCTACTCCAAAAGGTTGATGAGGTTGCTGATTGAGCACGcgctctccctcctcccattCCAG AGTTGCACAGTCCAGACCCCTCAGGGACACGACTACGAAGGGAGGACATACAGTGGGAAGCAA ATCACCGGGGTGTCCATCCTGCGAGCGGGAGAGACCATGGAGCCGGCGCTGCGCGCGGTGTGCAAGGACGTCCGCATCGGCACCATCCTCATCCAGACCAACTGCAACACCGGCGAGCCGGAG CTCCACTACCTGCGGCTGCCGAAGGACATCAGCGAAGACCACGTCATCCTGATGGACTGCACGGTCTCCACGGGTGCTGCAGCCATGATGGCAGTGAGGGTGCTGCTG GATCATGATGTCCCAGAGGACAAGAtcttcctgctgtccctgctcatggcagagaTGGGTGTCCACTCGGTCGCCTATGCGTTCCCCCGGGTGAAGATCATCACCACGGCTGTGGACAAGAAAGTGAATGACCTCTTCCGGATAATCCCCGGCATTG GGAATTTTGGTGATCGGTACTTCGGGACGGATGCTCCTCCTGACTGGAGCGATGATGAGGATGCTCTTAGCACTTAG
- the UCKL1 gene encoding uridine-cytidine kinase-like 1 isoform X1: protein MAAAPVPEGAPAEQHDSNSSAESLDRLYPAVGSTKPPRKRTTSQCKSEPPLLRTSKRTIYTAGRPPWYNEHGTQSKEAFVIGLGGGSASGKTTVATMIIEALDVPWVVLLSMDSFYKVLTKQQQEQAASNDFNFDHPDAFDFDLIIATLKKLKQGKSVKIPIYDFTTHSRKKEWKTLYGANVIIFEGIMAFADKELLKLLDLKIFVDTDSDIRLVRRLRRDISERGRDIEGVIKQYNKFVKPAFDQYIQPTMRLADIVVPRGSGNTVAIDLIVQHVHSQLEERKLRWDMAALASAHQCHPLPQTLSVLKSTPQVRGMHTIIRNKETSRDEFIFYSKRLMRLLIEHALSLLPFQSCTVQTPQGHDYEGRTYSGKQITGVSILRAGETMEPALRAVCKDVRIGTILIQTNCNTGEPELHYLRLPKDISEDHVILMDCTVSTGAAAMMAVRVLLDHDVPEDKIFLLSLLMAEMGVHSVAYAFPRVKIITTAVDKKVNDLFRIIPGIGNFGDRYFGTDAPPDWSDDEDALST from the exons ATGGCCGCGGCCCCCGTGCCCGAGGGGGCTCCGGCAGAGCAGCACGACAG TAACAGCAGTGCTGAGTCCCTGGACCGGCTGTACCCCGCCGTGGGCTCCACCAAGCCCCCGCGCAAGCGCACCACCAGCCAGTGCAAGTCTGAGCCCCCGCTGCTGCGCACCAGCAAAAGGACCATCTACACAGCAGGCCGGCCTCCCTGGTACAACGAGCACGGCACACAGTCCAAGGAGGCCTTCGTCATAG GACTGGGAGGAGGCAGTGCCTCTGGGAAGACCACAGTAGCCACCATGATCATTGAAGCACTTGATGTCCCGTGGGTGGTTCTGCTGTCCATGGACTCCTTCTACAAG gTGCTgaccaagcagcagcaggagcaggcagccagCAATGACTTCAACTTTGACCACCCCGACGCCTTTGACTTTGACCTCATCATCGCCACCCTGAAGAAGCTGAAGCAAGGCAAGAGCGTCAAGATCCCCATCTACGACTTCACCACCCACAGCCGGAAGAAGGAATGG AAAACCCTGTATGGTGCCAATGTGATTATCTTCGAAGGCATCATGGCATTTGCAGACAAGGAGCTCCTGAAG CTCTTGGATCTGAAGATTTTCGTGGACACGGACTCAGACATCCGCCTGGTGCGCCGCCTGCGCAGGGACATCAGCGAGCGCGGCCGCGACATCGAGGGCGTCATCAAGCAGTACAACAAGTTCGTCAAGCCCGCCTTCGACCAGTACATCCAGCCCACCATGCGCCTGGCAGACATCGTTGTCCCCCGAG GGAGTGGAAACACTGTGGCCATTGACCTGATTGTTCAGCACGTCCACAGCCAGCTGGAAGAG AGGAAGCTGCGCTGGGATAT ggctgccctggcctctgcccaccagtgccaccccctCCCGCAGACCCTCAGTGTGCTGAAGAGCACCCCTCAGGTGAGGGGCATGCACACCATCATCAG AAACAAGGAGACCAGCAGAGACGAGTTCATTTTCTACTCCAAAAGGTTGATGAGGTTGCTGATTGAGCACGcgctctccctcctcccattCCAG AGTTGCACAGTCCAGACCCCTCAGGGACACGACTACGAAGGGAGGACATACAGTGGGAAGCAA ATCACCGGGGTGTCCATCCTGCGAGCGGGAGAGACCATGGAGCCGGCGCTGCGCGCGGTGTGCAAGGACGTCCGCATCGGCACCATCCTCATCCAGACCAACTGCAACACCGGCGAGCCGGAG CTCCACTACCTGCGGCTGCCGAAGGACATCAGCGAAGACCACGTCATCCTGATGGACTGCACGGTCTCCACGGGTGCTGCAGCCATGATGGCAGTGAGGGTGCTGCTG GATCATGATGTCCCAGAGGACAAGAtcttcctgctgtccctgctcatggcagagaTGGGTGTCCACTCGGTCGCCTATGCGTTCCCCCGGGTGAAGATCATCACCACGGCTGTGGACAAGAAAGTGAATGACCTCTTCCGGATAATCCCCGGCATTG GGAATTTTGGTGATCGGTACTTCGGGACGGATGCTCCTCCTGACTGGAGCGATGATGAGGATGCTCTTAGCACTTAG